A single region of the Oleispira antarctica RB-8 genome encodes:
- the hemD gene encoding Uroporphyrinogen-III synthase codes for MPTPNINVSSLLPVLVTRPASQAEEICPALEALGCEVIRQPLLKIAAVEETPAIKSQFMNIDLFDVVIAISRNAAEMGLMHLDQYWPQWPIEIDWIAIGPVTAEVLVSQGLEVKMPEGQFDSEGALRMPELTNVAGKKILIWRGIGGRETLASTLRERGAEVVYAELYQRLVPEYDESQWQQTLSLKPLLLVSSGQGLEAIAAQQPRIADKVRGIIAPSLRVAELAKSLGFSKIHIAASAQDVDMLAAVDCWIEESI; via the coding sequence ATGCCGACGCCTAATATTAATGTTAGTTCTCTTCTGCCTGTCTTGGTGACAAGGCCTGCATCGCAAGCGGAAGAGATTTGTCCCGCGCTAGAGGCATTAGGCTGTGAGGTGATTCGCCAGCCTTTGTTGAAGATTGCGGCAGTAGAAGAAACGCCCGCGATCAAATCGCAATTTATGAATATTGATCTGTTTGATGTGGTGATTGCGATCAGTCGCAATGCCGCAGAAATGGGGCTCATGCATCTTGATCAATATTGGCCTCAATGGCCCATTGAAATTGATTGGATTGCGATTGGCCCAGTGACTGCTGAAGTACTTGTGTCGCAGGGGCTTGAAGTGAAAATGCCTGAAGGGCAGTTTGATAGCGAAGGTGCATTGAGAATGCCTGAATTGACTAACGTCGCAGGTAAAAAAATTCTTATTTGGCGAGGTATTGGAGGGCGAGAGACGCTTGCCAGCACACTCCGTGAACGCGGTGCAGAAGTCGTATATGCCGAACTCTATCAACGTTTAGTACCTGAATATGATGAGTCACAATGGCAGCAAACATTATCATTAAAACCCTTGTTGTTAGTTAGTAGTGGTCAAGGATTAGAAGCCATTGCGGCGCAACAGCCAAGGATTGCAGACAAGGTTCGTGGCATCATTGCTCCTAGTCTGCGAGTTGCAGAGCTGGCAAAATCATTAGGCTTTAGCAAAATACACAT
- the hemC gene encoding Porphobilinogen deaminase: MSARTLRIATRKSPLAMWQAEHVKSRLLALNPDLIVELVTFTTKGDIILDTPLAKIGGKGLFVKELEVAMLTGDADIAVHSMKDVPMEFPEGLELGVILERENPTDAFVSNNFKTLEDLPQGAIVGTSSLRRQCQLQNLRPDLIIRSLRGNVQTRLSKLDSGEFDAIILASAGLLRLEMDSRIAQYLEPEVSLPAGGQGAVGIELRSNDEETLALLKPLQHDTTAYRVTAERAMNRRLEGGCQVPIACYAVENNGELWLRGLVGSVDGKQMLTAEYRAPVAEAEALGIKAAEDLLGQGADKILAKVYADA, translated from the coding sequence ATGTCAGCTCGTACTCTTAGAATTGCTACCCGTAAAAGTCCTCTTGCCATGTGGCAGGCAGAACACGTGAAATCACGTTTATTGGCTTTAAACCCTGATCTAATCGTTGAATTGGTTACCTTCACAACCAAAGGTGACATCATCTTGGATACACCGCTGGCTAAGATTGGTGGTAAGGGCTTATTCGTTAAAGAATTGGAAGTGGCCATGTTAACGGGAGATGCTGATATTGCGGTACATTCCATGAAAGATGTGCCTATGGAGTTCCCTGAAGGCTTGGAGCTTGGGGTAATTTTAGAGCGCGAAAATCCAACAGACGCTTTCGTATCAAACAACTTTAAAACATTAGAAGATTTACCGCAGGGTGCTATTGTCGGGACTTCTAGTTTACGTCGCCAGTGCCAGTTACAAAATCTACGTCCCGATTTAATAATTCGATCATTGCGTGGCAATGTACAGACACGTTTAAGCAAATTAGACAGCGGTGAATTTGATGCCATTATCCTTGCTTCTGCAGGCCTACTGCGTTTAGAAATGGATTCTCGTATTGCTCAATATCTTGAACCTGAAGTTTCATTACCAGCGGGTGGCCAGGGTGCTGTAGGTATTGAATTGCGTTCAAACGACGAAGAAACTTTAGCGTTATTGAAGCCACTACAGCATGATACTACGGCCTACCGTGTAACCGCAGAGCGTGCAATGAACCGTCGCTTAGAAGGCGGTTGTCAGGTGCCGATTGCTTGCTACGCGGTTGAAAATAATGGCGAGCTTTGGTTGCGTGGCTTGGTTGGTAGTGTTGATGGTAAGCAAATGCTTACTGCAGAATATCGTGCTCCAGTTGCTGAAGCAGAAGCGTTGGGTATAAAAGCCGCAGAAGACTTGTTGGGCCAAGGTGCCGATAAGATTTTGGCGAAAGTCTATGCCGACGCCTAA
- the algR gene encoding Alginate biosynthesis regulatory protein AlgR: MSLRVLLVDDEPLARQRLARLIAEHDNYQIVAEAGNGQAALDWLRQHKADLVLLDIEMPGLSGLQVAEQLIKILPSTGPRPAVIFCTAYDEYAFSAFKVEAVDYLLKPIRKEDLCKALQKAQRWIEQQPDAAPEIHSGNSGARTHISARTHQGLQLISVTDIYSFQADQKYITVKFQIGDSCMTEVLIDEPLKVLEDEFEHHFVRIHRNALVAKGKIDRLETVNNSVHLLYLKGLDAGMNVSRRHLPGVRKLMRGL, translated from the coding sequence ATGAGTTTACGAGTACTACTGGTGGATGATGAACCGTTAGCGCGTCAGCGTTTGGCGCGACTTATCGCTGAGCATGACAATTATCAAATTGTTGCAGAGGCCGGAAATGGGCAGGCTGCGCTAGATTGGTTGCGTCAGCACAAGGCTGACTTGGTCTTGCTCGATATAGAAATGCCAGGACTCAGTGGGCTGCAAGTCGCCGAGCAGTTAATAAAAATATTGCCAAGTACAGGCCCAAGACCCGCCGTAATATTTTGTACTGCGTACGATGAATATGCCTTCAGTGCGTTTAAGGTTGAAGCAGTTGATTACCTGCTAAAGCCCATTCGTAAAGAAGATTTGTGCAAAGCTCTGCAAAAAGCGCAGCGCTGGATTGAACAACAGCCTGATGCTGCGCCAGAAATTCATAGCGGTAATTCCGGTGCTCGTACCCATATCAGTGCCCGCACACATCAAGGTTTACAGCTTATTTCGGTTACCGACATATACAGCTTTCAAGCGGATCAAAAGTACATCACGGTTAAGTTCCAAATAGGGGATTCATGCATGACGGAAGTGCTTATTGATGAACCATTAAAGGTATTGGAAGATGAGTTCGAGCATCACTTTGTTCGCATTCATCGCAATGCCCTTGTTGCAAAAGGCAAGATAGATCGTTTAGAAACCGTGAATAACAGTGTGCATTTGCTCTATTTAAAAGGTTTAGATGCAGGCATGAATGTGAGTCGTCGGCATCTACCGGGTGTTAGGAAACTCATGCGGGGGCTGTAG
- a CDS encoding Alginate biosynthesis protein AlgZ/FimS — translation MNIHNKKLETFFLPDLCNVRAVFVLILLSEALVTALILVESSVVAFQWERFATVSYFVQWVALLSVALLCQSRKFMARLALPWAVCWAMSLLMLVCFSISLATEAIFPFLGLGYEINWSWILRNILISAIFGAMGLRYFYVQSQWRLKSQAELSSRLQALQARIRPHFFFNSLNTVASLIAIDPEKAENMLVDLSSLFRVVLKDQDAQVDLAAEIELGRRYLNIEQERLGDRLKLEWQLPGEIPKIQVPQLLLQPLLENAIYHGIQPLIDGGKIIIHLKPEEAVKNKEKRWSLIIENDKSDCDVKRNGHQISLPNIAMRLEAVFADKAVLSIEETANQYRVIIGLPEYNG, via the coding sequence ATGAATATTCATAATAAAAAACTCGAAACCTTCTTTTTGCCAGATCTGTGTAACGTACGAGCGGTCTTTGTGCTTATTTTATTGTCAGAAGCCCTGGTAACCGCGTTGATATTAGTTGAAAGCAGCGTGGTAGCCTTTCAATGGGAACGCTTTGCGACGGTATCGTATTTTGTGCAATGGGTTGCTTTGCTTTCCGTGGCCTTGCTATGTCAGTCACGTAAATTTATGGCGCGCTTAGCGCTACCGTGGGCTGTGTGTTGGGCGATGTCGTTATTAATGCTGGTTTGTTTTTCTATTAGCTTAGCGACTGAAGCCATTTTCCCATTTCTGGGTCTTGGCTATGAGATCAACTGGTCTTGGATACTTCGTAATATCTTGATCAGCGCCATTTTTGGTGCGATGGGATTGCGATATTTCTATGTACAGAGTCAGTGGCGCTTGAAAAGCCAAGCTGAATTAAGCTCTCGCTTACAGGCTCTTCAGGCCAGAATTAGACCTCATTTCTTTTTTAATAGTCTCAATACCGTGGCGTCATTAATCGCCATTGATCCTGAGAAAGCTGAAAACATGCTGGTGGATTTATCGTCATTATTTCGGGTAGTACTTAAAGACCAAGATGCTCAAGTAGATCTTGCGGCTGAAATAGAATTAGGTCGACGCTATTTGAATATTGAGCAAGAACGTTTAGGTGATCGGCTTAAATTGGAATGGCAACTGCCTGGCGAAATACCCAAAATCCAAGTGCCTCAATTGTTATTACAACCGTTGCTTGAAAATGCTATTTATCATGGTATTCAACCACTCATTGATGGTGGAAAAATTATTATCCATTTGAAGCCCGAAGAGGCAGTCAAGAATAAAGAAAAGCGTTGGTCATTAATTATTGAAAATGATAAATCAGATTGTGACGTGAAAAGAAATGGCCATCAAATTTCACTTCCCAATATTGCAATGCGGTTAGAAGCAGTTTTTGCAGATAAAGCAGTACTAAGTATCGAAGAAACTGCTAACCAGTACCGAGTGATTATTGGTTTACCAGAATATAATGGATAG
- the argH gene encoding Argininosuccinate lyase: MSDQTNSSWGGRFSEPTDAFVARYTASVDFDQRLYAHDIQGSIAHAKMLTKVGVLTQAECDDILRGLEEVRIEIERGDFKWSIELEDVHMNIEAALTAKIGITGKKLHTGRSRNDQVATDIRLYLRDEIDNIGTELTRLQEGLVGLAAAHSDTIMPGFTHLQTAQPVTFGHHILAWNEMLERDYDRLLDVRKRLNHLPLGAAALAGTTYPIDRHYTAELLGFTAPTENSLDSVSDRDFAIEFTAAGAIIMMHMSRFSEELVLWASAQFQFIHLPDRFCTGSSIMPQKKNPDVPELVRGKSGRVYGHLMSLLTLMKSQPLAYNKDNQEDKEPLFDTVDTLRDSIRAFADMAPYLEPNKPSMYEAARRGFSTATDLADYVVVKGIPFRDAHEIVGKAVAYGIETGKDLSEMTLEELQKFSDQITADVFDVLTLEGSVAARDHIGGTAPKQVIAAAKRASERLSKR, encoded by the coding sequence ATGTCTGATCAAACTAACTCTTCTTGGGGCGGCCGTTTTTCTGAGCCTACCGATGCTTTTGTTGCCCGCTATACTGCCTCAGTTGATTTTGATCAGCGACTGTATGCTCATGATATTCAAGGCTCTATTGCTCACGCTAAAATGCTTACGAAAGTGGGCGTTTTAACGCAAGCAGAGTGCGACGATATTTTGCGCGGCCTTGAAGAAGTGCGCATCGAAATCGAACGTGGCGACTTCAAATGGTCTATCGAACTTGAAGACGTTCACATGAACATCGAAGCGGCACTGACCGCGAAGATCGGCATTACGGGTAAAAAATTGCATACAGGCCGTTCACGCAACGACCAAGTAGCGACCGATATTCGCTTATACCTACGTGATGAAATCGATAACATCGGCACTGAATTAACCCGCTTACAAGAAGGCCTAGTCGGTTTAGCCGCGGCTCATTCTGATACTATTATGCCGGGTTTCACTCACTTGCAAACCGCTCAGCCAGTGACTTTTGGTCACCATATTTTGGCTTGGAATGAAATGCTAGAGCGTGATTACGACCGTCTATTAGATGTGCGTAAGCGTTTGAACCATTTGCCATTAGGTGCGGCTGCATTAGCCGGTACAACTTATCCAATCGATCGTCACTATACCGCTGAATTGCTGGGCTTCACCGCGCCAACAGAGAATAGCCTAGATTCTGTTTCTGATCGCGATTTCGCCATTGAGTTTACCGCGGCGGGTGCCATCATTATGATGCACATGTCACGCTTCTCGGAAGAATTAGTGCTTTGGGCCTCTGCGCAGTTCCAGTTCATTCATCTGCCAGATCGTTTCTGCACCGGTTCTTCTATTATGCCGCAGAAGAAAAATCCTGATGTACCAGAGTTAGTACGTGGTAAGTCTGGTCGTGTTTATGGTCACCTTATGTCACTACTGACTTTAATGAAGTCACAGCCGTTGGCCTATAACAAGGACAACCAAGAAGACAAAGAGCCGTTATTTGATACGGTTGATACGCTACGCGATAGCATCCGCGCATTTGCCGATATGGCACCGTACTTAGAGCCGAACAAGCCTTCTATGTATGAAGCAGCACGTCGTGGTTTTTCTACCGCAACGGATCTTGCGGATTACGTGGTAGTGAAAGGTATTCCTTTCCGCGACGCCCATGAAATTGTGGGTAAAGCCGTTGCTTATGGTATCGAAACGGGTAAAGACTTAAGTGAAATGACGTTAGAAGAATTGCAAAAATTCTCTGATCAAATTACCGCTGACGTATTTGACGTACTGACTCTTGAAGGTTCTGTTGCCGCTCGTGACCATATTGGTGGCACCGCACCGAAGCAAGTCATTGCAGCGGCCAAGCGCGCCAGTGAGCGCTTATCTAAACGTTAA
- the cyaA gene encoding Adenylate cyclase — MPNSLTAASPTSRAKPVQIQLPPSQQINQWRQSFLSLNSTRLEQARSLMLERQTRVLDVLPILLHLNHPQLPGFINQKVPAGIEHYSPQANSLSALRYVAKGLQIPRISGIRCIQSIFLMGSLGTLAQTANSDLDVWLCHVHDMSDEQIAMLKAKCELIEKWAASQKVELHFFLMDAEDFRQGKQQDYVDAEHSGSTQHILLLDEFYRSSLWLAGRMPSWWLVPTEYEKHSQRYLDQLSDEQLIHDVHWINFGSIPTIPAAEFVGAGLWQLNKGLKNPYKSLLKLLLTQHYASQYPNIRPLCWDLKDTVHNGNIEALSCDGYLLMLNRVSKHVAAEHDDKRLELLRRAFYFKAHLPLTKASQGQQRQWRYQELKQIVDSWQWTQAHISHLDHRDEWQVHEVQTERNALVNEMLTSYRYLASFSDQYAKKIRINRQDITLLGNQLYAIYDAKPGKILTINPNITPSLLQDKISLVLSEENRWQLVSGTYNKEANHRIIKQSPSLIELLCYAHFNGLLSNHTNYAIYPEHNPLTKYELKELLQVVRSIARPKYIAAANYLRPSTPIQWQLFINTGIDPMHKLTRRGMQKLSSRDDALGYSALKENLVQSIDLLTINSWGEWRIQRFQGQNSLIDSLYYLLQHIPLARKQGWPEHLCHCFCATRSGAISLRVEQILADITEHTLEQPRVDYILEAGKNYYVWQQDKNGIKLQQADSVAKFLAILARPRQYYGHYKLDVNALSGSPLKAIFNNAKPGAWQLYFWHKEDSYFWYLLDEHGVLLHQQQKANSDSEVLIPIIRFLRQVDQRMQGRLVRKRARTLSLFELKRNNETTEFEPMPRRLPPRQKQTSQIQLNAILDDQNQVNIYCNGEEFSIWEWGTQLYQKVAATILNMRADNETYPVYLTDLALYGDESIIQHIKFKQGIEKDLNHALMALSTTR, encoded by the coding sequence ATGCCAAATTCGCTCACTGCAGCCTCGCCCACATCACGGGCTAAACCAGTACAAATACAGCTACCACCGTCTCAGCAAATTAATCAGTGGCGCCAGTCATTTTTGAGCCTTAATAGCACACGTCTAGAACAAGCTCGTAGTTTGATGCTGGAACGACAAACTCGTGTGCTTGATGTTCTACCCATTTTATTACATTTAAATCATCCTCAGCTGCCAGGTTTCATCAACCAAAAAGTCCCCGCGGGAATAGAACACTATAGCCCACAGGCGAATTCGTTAAGTGCCCTGCGTTATGTCGCCAAAGGACTACAAATCCCTAGAATCAGTGGTATTCGTTGTATTCAATCCATTTTTCTAATGGGCAGTTTAGGAACTCTCGCACAAACAGCGAACAGTGATCTGGATGTTTGGCTTTGCCATGTTCATGACATGAGCGATGAGCAAATAGCCATGCTCAAAGCCAAGTGTGAGCTGATTGAAAAATGGGCGGCAAGCCAAAAAGTTGAATTGCATTTTTTCTTAATGGATGCAGAAGATTTTCGCCAAGGTAAGCAGCAAGATTACGTTGATGCTGAGCACTCTGGCTCCACTCAACATATTTTATTGCTGGATGAGTTTTATCGCTCATCCTTATGGCTCGCAGGACGCATGCCTAGCTGGTGGCTGGTGCCCACTGAATATGAGAAACACAGCCAACGCTATTTAGATCAATTATCAGACGAACAACTCATTCACGATGTTCATTGGATTAACTTTGGCAGTATTCCCACAATCCCTGCCGCTGAATTTGTCGGAGCCGGTTTATGGCAACTCAATAAAGGCTTAAAGAATCCTTATAAGTCATTACTAAAACTGCTTTTAACTCAACACTATGCCAGCCAATATCCTAACATTCGGCCGTTATGTTGGGACCTAAAAGATACCGTGCACAATGGCAATATCGAAGCCCTCTCTTGCGATGGTTATTTACTGATGCTGAATCGTGTAAGCAAACATGTTGCGGCAGAGCACGATGATAAGCGTTTAGAATTATTACGCAGGGCCTTCTATTTTAAAGCGCATCTACCTTTAACAAAGGCGAGTCAGGGACAACAACGCCAATGGCGTTACCAAGAACTGAAACAGATTGTCGACTCTTGGCAATGGACTCAGGCACACATTTCCCATTTAGACCATCGCGATGAATGGCAAGTCCATGAGGTTCAAACTGAGCGAAATGCTCTCGTCAATGAGATGCTCACGAGTTATCGCTATCTCGCTTCTTTTAGTGATCAGTATGCCAAAAAAATCCGAATTAACCGCCAGGATATCACCTTATTGGGTAACCAACTTTACGCGATCTATGATGCAAAGCCTGGTAAAATTCTCACCATTAATCCCAACATTACCCCTAGTTTGCTACAAGACAAAATATCTTTAGTTTTGTCCGAAGAAAATCGCTGGCAGCTGGTTTCAGGCACCTACAATAAAGAAGCTAATCACCGCATTATTAAGCAATCCCCTAGCTTGATCGAATTATTATGTTATGCGCATTTTAACGGCCTACTCAGTAACCATACTAACTACGCTATTTATCCAGAACATAACCCACTCACCAAATATGAATTGAAAGAACTCTTACAAGTAGTCCGCAGTATTGCCCGCCCAAAATACATAGCTGCGGCTAACTATTTACGTCCTAGCACCCCAATACAGTGGCAGCTGTTTATCAATACGGGCATCGATCCCATGCACAAATTGACTCGGCGGGGCATGCAAAAACTCAGCAGCCGAGATGATGCATTAGGCTATAGCGCACTAAAAGAAAATCTTGTTCAGAGTATCGACTTACTCACAATCAACAGTTGGGGCGAATGGCGAATCCAGCGTTTCCAAGGTCAGAATTCTCTAATTGATAGCCTGTATTATTTATTACAGCATATTCCCCTAGCGCGTAAACAAGGCTGGCCTGAACACTTATGCCATTGCTTTTGCGCGACGAGATCCGGAGCGATCAGTTTACGTGTCGAACAAATTCTAGCGGATATCACCGAACATACTTTAGAGCAACCTAGGGTGGATTACATATTAGAAGCAGGTAAAAACTATTACGTCTGGCAGCAAGATAAAAATGGTATCAAGCTTCAACAAGCGGATTCTGTGGCTAAGTTTTTAGCGATACTCGCCCGCCCACGCCAGTACTATGGGCATTATAAATTAGACGTAAACGCCTTAAGTGGCAGTCCATTAAAAGCAATTTTCAACAATGCTAAACCAGGGGCTTGGCAGCTATATTTCTGGCATAAAGAAGACAGTTATTTTTGGTATTTATTAGATGAACATGGCGTTCTGTTACATCAGCAACAAAAAGCCAATTCTGACAGTGAGGTCTTAATTCCCATTATTCGTTTTTTACGCCAAGTCGATCAACGCATGCAAGGCAGACTTGTACGCAAGCGTGCTAGGACATTATCTTTATTCGAACTAAAGCGTAACAACGAAACCACAGAATTTGAACCCATGCCTAGACGCTTGCCGCCTCGACAGAAGCAAACCAGCCAAATTCAATTGAATGCGATTTTAGATGATCAAAATCAGGTCAACATTTACTGCAATGGCGAGGAGTTCAGCATTTGGGAATGGGGAACACAACTGTATCAAAAAGTCGCAGCAACTATCTTAAATATGCGAGCAGATAATGAAACTTACCCCGTCTACCTAACCGACCTTGCCCTCTATGGTGATGAAAGTATCATTCAACACATCAAATTTAAACAAGGGATAGAAAAGGATTTAAACCACGCCTTAATGGCCCTATCGACTACCCGCTAA
- a CDS encoding hypothetical lipoprotein: MRFFLLPVLTGLLLLAGCGQKGPLYIPKDDANPAQSLVTPL, translated from the coding sequence ATGCGTTTTTTCTTATTACCTGTTTTAACAGGATTGTTATTATTAGCTGGTTGCGGACAAAAAGGCCCTCTTTATATACCTAAAGATGATGCTAACCCTGCTCAAAGCTTGGTAACTCCGTTATAG
- a CDS encoding Diaminopimelate decarboxylase, producing MNIFDYNNGVLHAESVSAVDIAAQYGTPCYVYSRKAFEQHYLAYENALQGRDHLVCYAMKANSNLAVLNVLAKLGAGFDIVSIGELERVIAAGGDPKKVVFSGVGKKAHEIRRALEVGVHCFNIESEAELDRVNDVAAEMNMQAPISIRVNPDVDAQTHPYISTGLKENKFGVDIDDAPRIYAKANAMSNLNVQGIDCHIGSQLIETAPFMDALDRVLALVDILAEQGITIHHLDLGGGLGVTYDDEVPPTPGEYIAELTERLGDRQLKLIFEPGRSIAANAGIFLTQVEFLKSNEEKNFAIIDGAMNDLIRPALYSAWQAIVPVVQHADRNPENTKAWDLVGPVCETGDFLGKDRQLNLQPGDLLAVKSSGAYGFVMASNYNSRPRPAEVMVDGDTSYIVRARETIADLYAGEQLLPSE from the coding sequence ATGAATATATTCGATTATAATAATGGCGTTTTGCACGCTGAATCAGTCTCGGCTGTCGATATCGCAGCCCAGTATGGCACTCCTTGTTACGTTTACTCGCGTAAAGCGTTTGAGCAACATTACCTTGCCTATGAAAACGCCCTTCAGGGTCGTGATCACCTTGTCTGTTATGCAATGAAAGCGAATTCTAATTTGGCTGTACTTAACGTATTAGCAAAATTAGGTGCCGGTTTTGATATTGTTTCCATTGGCGAACTTGAACGCGTTATCGCTGCTGGCGGTGACCCTAAGAAAGTCGTATTTTCAGGAGTTGGCAAAAAAGCTCATGAGATTCGTCGTGCTTTAGAAGTTGGTGTTCATTGCTTCAATATCGAATCAGAAGCTGAACTTGATCGTGTTAACGACGTCGCTGCAGAGATGAATATGCAAGCGCCTATTTCGATTCGTGTGAATCCCGACGTCGACGCACAAACTCACCCGTATATTTCTACTGGCTTAAAAGAAAACAAATTCGGTGTCGATATTGATGATGCACCGCGCATTTATGCGAAAGCCAATGCCATGTCGAACTTAAACGTACAAGGTATTGATTGCCATATTGGTAGCCAGTTAATCGAAACAGCTCCATTTATGGATGCCCTCGATCGTGTTTTAGCCTTGGTTGATATTCTTGCTGAGCAAGGCATCACTATTCATCATCTCGATTTAGGTGGTGGTTTGGGTGTAACGTATGATGACGAAGTGCCACCAACACCGGGAGAGTACATCGCAGAGCTCACAGAACGCTTGGGTGATCGCCAGCTGAAATTGATTTTCGAGCCGGGCCGCTCTATTGCAGCAAACGCCGGTATTTTCTTAACTCAAGTTGAGTTTTTAAAATCAAACGAAGAAAAGAATTTTGCCATTATTGATGGTGCCATGAACGATTTGATTCGCCCAGCGTTATACAGCGCATGGCAAGCCATTGTTCCAGTAGTACAACATGCCGATCGCAATCCAGAGAATACGAAGGCATGGGATTTAGTCGGCCCAGTGTGTGAAACCGGTGATTTTTTAGGTAAAGATCGTCAACTGAATTTACAGCCGGGTGATTTGCTCGCGGTTAAATCTTCGGGGGCTTACGGCTTTGTGATGGCTTCTAATTACAATAGTCGTCCTCGTCCTGCTGAAGTCATGGTTGATGGCGATACAAGTTATATTGTCCGTGCTCGCGAAACTATTGCTGATTTATACGCCGGTGAACAACTGCTACCGTCTGAATAA
- the dapF gene encoding Diaminopimelate epimerase encodes MWIKFNKMHGLGNDFMVVDLVTQHAYLTPMQIRHLADRNFGVGFDQLLLVEVPTKHDVDFKYRIFNSDGSEVENCGNGARCFARFVYEQKLIGRRNIRVETASGNMTLELTPENDVIVNMGPPILAPADVPFIPEGNDPSQAVSYKIEVAGHGRIELGAVSMGNPHAVIVVDNIDTAPVETLGPIIEAHTSFPSKVNAGFMQVINRNHIKLRVFERGVGETKACGTGACGAVVSGILRGLLDHKVQVDLPGGSLTIEWDGKGDVIMTGPTSNVFEGRVNI; translated from the coding sequence ATGTGGATTAAATTTAATAAAATGCACGGACTGGGTAACGACTTTATGGTCGTTGACCTTGTTACTCAGCATGCCTACCTAACGCCGATGCAGATTCGCCACTTGGCTGATCGCAACTTTGGTGTTGGCTTTGATCAACTTTTATTAGTCGAAGTGCCTACCAAGCATGATGTGGATTTTAAATACCGCATCTTTAATTCCGACGGCAGCGAAGTTGAAAATTGCGGCAATGGCGCCCGTTGTTTTGCCCGCTTTGTTTACGAGCAAAAACTGATCGGTCGCCGCAATATTCGCGTTGAAACGGCCAGCGGTAATATGACACTAGAGCTCACCCCAGAGAATGATGTCATCGTGAATATGGGGCCACCTATTTTAGCCCCTGCCGATGTACCGTTTATTCCTGAGGGTAATGACCCGTCACAAGCCGTCAGCTATAAAATTGAAGTAGCAGGCCATGGCCGCATCGAGCTAGGAGCTGTTTCAATGGGTAACCCTCATGCAGTGATCGTGGTTGATAATATCGATACGGCGCCTGTTGAAACTCTTGGCCCTATCATTGAAGCCCATACTAGCTTTCCTTCAAAAGTGAATGCGGGCTTCATGCAAGTCATCAACCGTAATCATATAAAATTGCGCGTATTTGAACGGGGTGTCGGTGAAACAAAAGCCTGCGGTACAGGCGCCTGCGGGGCTGTTGTATCCGGCATATTGCGGGGCTTATTAGACCATAAAGTTCAAGTTGACCTACCTGGTGGCTCTTTAACCATCGAATGGGATGGCAAAGGCGACGTCATCATGACAGGGCCGACCAGCAATGTATTCGAAGGCCGAGTTAATATCTAA
- a CDS encoding Hydrolase → MTIKLITFDLDNTLWHTDPVIARAESIQWQSIITCCPKANTQFTPASLQQLKLKIAQQYPELRYKLSLFRIEFLFQIFIECGINKVKSRLFAQHVFADFLKARNQVEFFPGVLTVLENLQQDYQVIALSNGNSDLTTIGLDHLFHAHYHAENVAKPKPSDDMFLAALEYAGVEAHESLHVGDHPEQDIEAAQKLGFKTVWANMLQQQWPNSMSKADHEITHLNQLIPALIQYR, encoded by the coding sequence ATGACCATTAAACTGATCACCTTTGATTTAGACAATACCCTCTGGCATACCGACCCGGTCATTGCGCGCGCCGAGAGCATTCAATGGCAGTCGATTATTACCTGCTGTCCTAAAGCAAACACACAGTTTACACCCGCCAGCCTGCAACAGCTAAAACTCAAAATTGCCCAGCAATACCCTGAACTACGCTATAAGTTAAGTCTGTTCAGAATTGAATTTTTATTTCAAATCTTCATTGAATGTGGAATTAATAAAGTTAAATCTCGTCTGTTTGCACAGCATGTTTTTGCTGACTTTTTAAAGGCCAGAAATCAGGTTGAATTTTTTCCTGGGGTATTAACAGTATTAGAAAACCTGCAGCAAGACTATCAAGTCATTGCTCTAAGCAACGGCAACTCAGATTTAACCACCATAGGTCTAGATCATCTTTTCCACGCCCACTACCACGCTGAGAATGTCGCTAAACCTAAGCCTTCTGATGATATGTTTTTAGCCGCGCTAGAGTATGCAGGAGTCGAAGCCCATGAGAGTCTTCATGTTGGAGATCACCCTGAACAGGACATCGAAGCCGCGCAAAAGCTCGGCTTTAAAACGGTATGGGCGAATATGCTTCAGCAACAATGGCCAAATTCAATGAGCAAGGCCGATCACGAAATTACTCACCTAAACCAGCTAATACCCGCACTGATACAGTATCGTTAA